A genomic window from Anticarsia gemmatalis isolate Benzon Research Colony breed Stoneville strain chromosome 24, ilAntGemm2 primary, whole genome shotgun sequence includes:
- the m-cup gene encoding ankyrin repeat protein mann-cup: MWEEGGSSSSGGGGSNSKGFTDPAKLHETVFHELMQECKHSAPGARLSARLRTALERMSPRERRAVCDRKRDGCAPLFVACKRGNVEIVEYLVHVCAADIEQRGVYEVPDDRSVHTVTPLWCAAVTGRLEVLRVLADAGADVNAGSDSGSTPVRSACFMTHLDVVRFLVARGADIHRPNHNGGTCLINSVQSVRLCAYLLEHGAEVNAHDTQLKTVLHYAIQEHRVETARLLLEHGADPHLASRAGDDALRTACLKGAAQIVSLLAGRVRYEPARMADAYELLGSTQLDEFNDVTAALAAWRRATAIRHGCGPYIPKRPVRAPHRALGGAREWRSLAELEQAATDMDALRTQSLLVVSRVLGAEHKDTVFRLMYRGASYADAFRYQRCIELWSWALQIRIEKDSLLATDTCHTACALTRLMLDARGGRLERGRGLPAHSDVLRVFRLLADDLPGCRRALEVRPVHKAQADTFDRALRCVTHVIYLLLETARGEDERRAAGAAVRALVAADVRSAHTGDTLLHLCVSRLNVIRSTYFADEMDVTPIFPCVAVVSLLLECGADVCVRNEARSTPLHVAAIPYNFSTELVEVLLAGGAHLDQPNKFGDSPAELVALNRGSRVRVVRHVSLACLAARALLAARRPVPQHALPRTLRAFLDLHRP, encoded by the exons GATGTCGCCCCGCGAGCGGCGCGCCGTGTGCGACCGCAAGCGCGACGGCTGCGCGCCGCTGTTCGTGGCGTGCAAGCGCGGCAACGTGGAGATCGTGGAGTACCTCGTGCACGTGTGCGCCGCCGACATCGAGCAGCGCGGCGTGTACGAGGTGCCCGACGACCGCTCCGTGCACACCGTCACGCCGCTGTGGTGCGCCGCCGTCACCGGGCGGCTCGAGGTGCTGCGCGTGCTGGCCGACGCGGGCGCCGACGTCAACGCGGGCTCCGACTCGGGCTCCACGCCCGTGCGCAGCGCCTGCTTCATGACGCACCTGGACGTGGTGCGCTTCCTGGTGGCGCGCGGCGCCGACATCCACCGGCCCAACCACAACGGCGGCACGTGCCTCATCAACTCGGTGCAGTCCGTGCGCCTGTGCGCCTACCTGCTGGAGCACGGCGCCGAGGTGAACGCGCACGACACGCAGCTCAAGACCGTGCTGCACTACGCCATCCAGGAGCACCGCGTGGAGACGGCGCGCCTGCTGCTGGAGCACGGCGCCGACCCGCACCTGGCGTCGCGCGCCGGCGACGACGCGCTGCGCACCGCCTGCCTGAAGGGCGCCGCGCAGATCGTCAGCCTGCTGGCGGGCCGCGTGCGCTACGAGCCCGCGCGCATGGCGGACGCCTACGAGCTGCTGGGCTCCACGCAGCTGGACGAGTTCAACGACGTCACGGCCGCGCTGGCCGCCTGGCGCCGCGCCACGGCCATCCGCCACGGCTGCGGGCCCTACATCCCCAAGCGGCCCGTGCGGGCGCCGCACCGCGCCCTGGGCGGGGCCCGCGAGTGGCGCTCGCTGGCCGAGCTGGAGCAGGCCGCCACCGACATGGACGCGCTGCGCACGCAGAGCCTGCTCGTGGTGTCGCGCGTGCTCGGCGCCGAGCACAAGGACACCGTGTTCCGCCTCATGTACCGCGGCGCGTCCTACGCCGACGCCTTCCGCTACCAGCGCTGCATCGAGCTGTGGTCGTGGGCGCTGCAGATCCGCATCGAGAAGGACTCGCTGCTGGCCACCGACACGTGCCACACGGCGTGCGCGCTCACGCGCCTCATGCTGGACGCGCGCGGCGGCCGGCTGGAGCGCGGCCGCGGCCTGCCCGCGCACTCCGACGTGCTGCGCGTGTTCCGCCTGCTGGCCGACGACCTGCCGG GCTGCCGGCGCGCGCTGGAGGTGCGGCCCGTGCACAAGGCGCAGGCGGACACGTTCGACCGCGCGCTGCGCTGCGTCACGCACGTCATCTACCTGCTGCTGGAGACGGCGCGGGGGGAGGAcgagcggcgcgcggcgggcgcggccgtGCGCGCGCTGGTGGCGGCCGACGTGCGCTCGGCGCACACGGGCGACACGCTGCTGCACCTGTGCGTGTCGCGCCTCAACGTCATCCGCTCCACGTACTTCGCCGACGAGATGGACGTGACG CCCATCTTCCCGTGCGTGGCGGTGGTGTCGCTGCTGCTGGAGTGCGGCGCGGACGTGTGCGTGCGCAACGAGGCGCGCTCCACGCCGCTGCACGTGGCCGCCATCCCGTACAACTTCAGCACGGAGCTGGTGGAGGTGCTGCTGGCGGGCGGCGCGCACCTCGACCAGCCGAACAAGTTCGGCGACTCGCCGGCCGAGCTGGTGGCGCTGAACCGCGGCTCGCGCGTGCGCGTGGTGCGCCACGTGTCGCTGGCGTGCCTGGCGGCCCGGGCGCTGCTGGCGGCCCGGCGCCCCGTGCCGCAGCACGCGCTGCCCCGCACGCTGCGCGCCTTCCTCGACCTGCACCGGCCCTAA
- the knk gene encoding cytochrome and DOMON domain-containing protein knickkopf, whose translation MYTICFLLLIVVTKDCVSQDEEGPYRGKFIGKLNSYHHQVSGDVYAVDDWTLLLVNFNYDGTGDDTFFWAGDSGRPGPQGFIVPNEHGRTNILERYYDAEVRLTLPEGKRISRVKWLAVYDIGSQNAFGDVYVPDEFEAPAVRSVGPLAGSNAVSSKPVQFLDATTLLIPEFRYDGSGEEVYFWTGVGPQPSSRGMKIPDEYGYLEPLRAYAGEDVRLELPGGTTVFDVKWLSVWDAGPRASLGAVLVPDALNVPPAYTKLHDYKSSLPHCKQLHRDYQVSWEVFGSQITFELAAQMEDDEYVSFGVSGSTTNSSMLGADVAVAYFDSALQRGLATDYNITALAPCVQVLGAWRGVCRDEQLGGLDSNQVFNARRSNGLTIISYRRSLAPSEPMDREWAVSAPTYVVWALGRLDHERAPAFHRLYPRQDLRLHLGDNDHASDCVPFTVGTRAAPPVWEVAELFDPALRVFQFRLGPAGGRRGLAGRQGHGAAPPLAWYVNGQLAPDLQLRRGLTYSFKVWGGNDPHSATEYHPLIVTAEPVGGLERLSEAAQRAARVLAGVHYTRRGRLAPTAAGPLCQARHAAGADRRRDDDYATFRAYNRSLSWSCAAGPPADLVVAPNTTWPDIVYYHSFTHSGMGGRIFVVDRHKRNIARTRAASSSPRAPRLPAALAVALALLAFAAL comes from the exons ATGTACACAATATGTTTTCTGTTACTGATAGTAGTCACAAAAG ACTGTGTGTCACAGGACGAGGAGGGCCCCTACCGCGGCAAGTTCATCGGCAAACTCAACTCGTATCACCATCAG GTATCGGGTGATGTGTATGCAGTAGATGACTGGACATTGTTGTTGGTGAACTTTAACTATGATGGCACCGGGGACGACACATTCTTCTGGGCCGGAGACTCTGGGCGGCCCGGACCTCAGGGCTTCATTGTGCCTAATGAGCATGGAAG GACTAACATCCTGGAGCGCTACTACGACGCGGAGGTGCGGCTGACGCTGCCGGAGGGCAAGCGCATCTCGCGCGTGAAGTGGCTGGCCGTGTACGACATCGGCTCGCAGAACGCGTTCGGCGACGTGTACGTGCCCGACGAGTTCGAGGCGCCCGCCGTGCGCAGCGTGGGCCCGCTCGCCGGCTCCAACGCCGTGTCCAGCAAGCCCGTGCAGTTCCTCGACGCCACCACGCTCCT GATTCCCGAGTTCCGGTACGACGGCAGCGGCGAGGAGGTGTACTTCTGGACCGGAGTGGGACCGCAGCCGTCCTCGAGGGGCATGAAGATACCCGACGAGTACGGATA CCTGGAGCCGCTGCGGGCCTACGCGGGCGAGGACGTGCGCCTGGAGCTGCCGGGCGGCACCACGGTGTTCGACGTCAAGTGGCTGAGCGTGTGGGACGCGGGCCCGCGCGCCTCGCTGGGCGCCGTGCTGGTGCCCGACGCGCTCAACGTGCCGCCCGCCTACACCAAGCTGCACGACTACAA GTCCTCGCTGCCGCACTGCAAGCAGCTGCACCGCGACTACCAGGTGTCGTGGGAGGTGTTCGGCAGTCAGATCACCTTCGAGCTGGCCGCGCAA ATGGAGGATGACGAGTACGTGTCGTTCGGCGTGTCGGGCTCGACCACCAACTCGTCCATGCTGGGCGCCGACGTCGCCGTCGCCTACTTCGACTCGGCGCTGCAGCGCGGCCTCGCCACCGACTACAACATCACTGCGCTGGCGCCG TGCGTGCAGGTGCTGGGCGCGTGGCGCGGCGTGTGTCGCGACGAGCAGCTCGGCGGCCTCGACTCCAACCAGGTGTTCAACGCGCGCCGCAGCAACGGACTCACCATCATCTCCTACCGCCGCTCCCTCGCGCCCA GCGAGCCGATGGACCGCGAGTGGGCGGTGTCGGCGCCGACGTACGTGGTGTGGGCGCTAGGGCGGCTGGACCACGAGCGCGCGCCCGCCTTCCACCGCCTGTACCCGCGCCAGGACCTGCGCCTGCACCTCGGCGACAACGACCACGCCAGCGACTGCGTGCCCTTCACCGT AGGCACGCGGGCGGCGCCGCCGGTGTGGGAGGTGGCGGAGCTGTTCGACCCGGCGCTGCGCGTGTTCCAGTTCCGGCTCGGGCccgcgggcgggcggcgcgggctgGCGGGGCGCCAGGGCCacggcgccgcgccgccgctcGCCTGGTACGTCAACGGCCAACTCGCCCCGGACCTGCAGTTGCGCCGCGGCCTCACCTACAGCTTCAAG GTGTGGGGCGGCAACGACCCGCACTCGGCCACGGAGTACCACCCGCTGATCGTGACGGCCGAGCCGGTGGGCGGGCTGGAGCGCCTGAGCGAGGCGGCGCAGCGGGCGGCGCGGGTGCTGGCGGGCGTGCACTACACGCGGCGCGGCCGCCTGGCGCCCACGGCCGCCGGCCCGCTGTGCCAGGCGCGCCACGCCGCGGGGGCCGACCGGCGCCGCGACGACGACTACGCCACGTTCCGCGCCTACAACCGCTCGCTGAGCTGGAGCTGCGCCGCCGGCCCGCCCGCCGACCTCGTCGTGGCGCCCAACACCACGTGGCCCGACATCGTGTACTACCACTCCTTCACGCACTCGG GTATGGGCGGGCGCATCTTCGTGGTGGACCGGCACAAGCGCAACATCGCGCGCACCCGCGCCGCGTCGTCgtcgccccgcgccccgcgcctcCCCGCCGCGCTCGCCGTCGCCCTCGCGCTCCTCGCCTTCGCGGCGCTGTGA